Proteins encoded in a region of the Raphanus sativus cultivar WK10039 unplaced genomic scaffold, ASM80110v3 Scaffold1168, whole genome shotgun sequence genome:
- the LOC130503835 gene encoding expansin-A24-like, with translation MKLLQKITFVQVLMMPMVIWIVPMTYGTHDHGHGHGHGHGHGHHAPEAGWLDARATFYGDINGGETHQGACGYGDLHKQGFGLATAALSTALFNNGSTCGACYEIKCANSPQWCLPGSIKITATNFCPPDPSNKKDSWCNPPQKHFDLSQPMFLKIAQYKAGVVPVRYRRIHCTKTGGVKFEIKGNPHFVMILPYNVGGAGDVKELCIKGTNTDWIKMQKNWGQIWNTGVVLTGQCLSFRITTSDGARKDFMDVTPTNWGFNGQSYDAKSNF, from the exons ATGAAGCTCttacaaaaaataacatttgTTCAAGTTTTGATGATGCCAATGGTGATATGGATCGTGCCCATGACTTATGGGACTCATGATCATGGTCATGGTCATGGTCATGGTCATGGTCATGGTCATCACGCACCCGAAGCTGGTTGGCTTGATGCCCGTGCCACATTTTACGGTGACATCAATGGTGGCGAAACCCATC AGGGAGCCTGTGGATATGGTGATTTACACAAACAAGGCTTCGGTTTAGCCACAGCAGCACTAAGCACAGCGCTATTCAACAATGGCTCCACTTGTGGGGCATGTTACGAGATCAAGTGTGCGAATAGTCCACAGTGGTGTTTGCCCGGAAGCATCAAGATCACAGCTACAAACTTCTGTCCACCAGATCCCAGCAATAAAAAAGACAGCTGGTGCAACCCACCACAGAAACACTTCGATCTCTCCCAACCAATGTTCCTCAAAATCGCTCAGTACAAAGCCGGGGTTGTCCCAGTTAGATACAGACGTATTCATTGTACCAAGACCGGAGGTGTCAAGTTTGAAATCAAGGGAAACCCTCATTTCGTTATGATCTTGCCGTACAATGTAGGAGGAGCCGGAGATGTTAAGGAATTGTGTATTAAGGGAACCAATACCGATTGGATCAAGATGCAGAAGAACTGGGGACAGATTTGGAACACTGGTGTTGTTTTGACCGGACAATGCTTGTCGTTTAGGATCACTACAAGTGATGGAGCTAGGAAAGATTTTATGGATGTGACACCGACAAATTGGGGATTTAACGGACAGAGTTATGATGCAAAGAgtaacttttag